One Streptosporangium sp. NBC_01495 DNA window includes the following coding sequences:
- the glmS gene encoding glutamine--fructose-6-phosphate transaminase (isomerizing) → MTMCGIVGYTGQRQAIEVAVEGLGRLEYRGYDSAGIALVGADGLAVEKRAGKLANLRSALVSRPTPPAMATTGIGHTRWATHGAPTDRNAHPHTDCDGRIAVIHNGIIENFAALRTELEDAGHRIVSETDTEVVAHLLEQFAAGGLMEAMRRVCLRLEGAFTLLAVSADEPDVVVGARRNSPLVVGRGDGENFLGSDVAAFIAYTREAVELGQDQVVELRPSKITVVDFQGLPAETRDYHVDWDASAAEKDGYDHFMLKEIAEQPRVLSDTLLGRVGSDGRLVLDEMRLSDQELRDINKIILVACGTSYHAGLIAKYAIEHWAQLPCEVEVASEFRYRDPILTRDTLVIVISQSGETMDTLMAVRHARGQRSRVLAVCNVNGSTISRESDAVLYTHAGPEVAVASTKAFLTQLVACYLVALYLAQVRGTKFGDEITQIVERLAEMPSKVSEVLATVEPVRALARSLADERCVLFLGRHVGFPVALEGALKLKELAYMHAEGFAAGELKHGPIALIERGLPVVVVVPSPSGQRVIHDKIVSNIQEIRARGARTLVIAEEGDLAVARYADTLIHIPAVPTLLQPLVATVPLQVFACELATAKGHDVDQPRNLAKSVTVE, encoded by the coding sequence ATGACAATGTGCGGAATAGTGGGATATACGGGACAGCGTCAGGCGATCGAGGTAGCGGTCGAGGGGCTCGGCCGGCTGGAGTACCGGGGGTACGACTCGGCGGGGATCGCCCTGGTCGGCGCGGACGGCCTGGCCGTGGAGAAGCGGGCGGGGAAGCTGGCCAACCTACGCTCGGCGCTGGTCTCGCGACCCACGCCGCCGGCCATGGCGACCACCGGGATCGGGCACACCCGGTGGGCCACCCACGGGGCCCCCACCGACCGCAACGCCCATCCGCACACCGACTGCGACGGGCGGATCGCGGTCATCCACAACGGGATCATCGAGAACTTCGCCGCCCTCAGGACCGAGCTGGAGGACGCCGGGCACCGGATCGTCTCCGAGACCGACACGGAGGTGGTGGCGCACCTGCTGGAGCAGTTCGCCGCCGGGGGTCTCATGGAGGCGATGCGCCGGGTCTGCCTCCGGCTGGAGGGGGCGTTCACCCTGCTCGCGGTCTCGGCCGACGAACCCGACGTGGTGGTGGGGGCGCGGCGCAACTCGCCGCTGGTCGTCGGCAGGGGCGACGGGGAGAACTTCCTCGGCTCGGACGTGGCGGCGTTCATCGCGTACACGCGCGAGGCGGTGGAGCTCGGCCAGGACCAGGTGGTCGAGCTGCGCCCCTCGAAGATCACGGTTGTCGACTTCCAGGGGCTCCCGGCCGAGACGCGTGACTACCACGTCGACTGGGACGCCTCCGCCGCCGAGAAGGACGGCTACGACCACTTCATGCTCAAGGAGATCGCCGAGCAGCCCCGGGTCCTCTCCGACACACTGCTCGGCAGGGTCGGCTCCGACGGCCGGCTGGTGCTGGACGAGATGCGGCTCTCCGACCAGGAGCTGCGCGACATCAACAAGATCATTCTGGTTGCCTGCGGGACCTCGTACCACGCCGGGCTCATCGCGAAGTACGCCATCGAGCACTGGGCCCAGCTGCCCTGCGAGGTCGAGGTGGCCAGCGAGTTCCGCTACCGCGACCCGATCCTCACCCGCGACACGCTGGTGATCGTGATCAGCCAGTCGGGCGAGACGATGGACACCCTCATGGCGGTACGGCACGCGCGCGGGCAGCGGTCGCGGGTGCTGGCGGTCTGCAACGTGAACGGCTCCACGATCTCCCGCGAGTCCGACGCCGTCCTCTACACGCACGCCGGCCCCGAGGTCGCGGTGGCCTCCACCAAGGCGTTCCTCACCCAGCTGGTGGCGTGCTATCTGGTGGCGCTCTATCTCGCCCAGGTCAGGGGGACGAAGTTCGGCGACGAGATCACCCAGATCGTCGAGCGGCTGGCGGAGATGCCGTCCAAGGTGAGCGAGGTCCTCGCGACCGTCGAGCCGGTCCGCGCGCTGGCCAGGTCGCTGGCCGACGAGCGGTGCGTGCTCTTCCTGGGGCGGCACGTGGGCTTTCCCGTCGCGCTGGAGGGGGCGCTGAAGCTCAAGGAGCTGGCGTACATGCACGCCGAGGGCTTCGCGGCGGGGGAGCTGAAGCACGGCCCGATCGCGCTGATCGAGAGGGGACTCCCCGTCGTGGTCGTCGTCCCCTCGCCGTCCGGCCAGCGGGTGATCCATGACAAGATCGTGTCCAACATCCAGGAGATCCGGGCCCGGGGTGCCAGAACCCTCGTCATCGCCGAGGAGGGGGACCTCGCGGTCGCGCGGTACGCCGACACGCTGATCCACATCCCGGCCGTGCCGACCCTGCTCCAGCCGCTGGTCGCCACGGTGCCGCTCCAGGTCTTCGCCTGTGAGCTGGCCACGGCGAAGGGGCACGATGTCGACCAGCCCCGCAACCTCGCCAAGTCGGTCACGGTGGAGTAA
- the coaA gene encoding type I pantothenate kinase yields the protein MANGLDTATPYVQLSRAQWSELRKNTPLTLTVDELEDLRGVDDPIDLAEVTDIYLPLARLLNLHFTGARQRSAALNTFLGGGRRAAPYVLGIAGSVAVGKSTTARLLHTLLARWPEHPRVDLITTDSFLFPNETLTARDIMHRKGFPESYDRRALVRFVADVKAGLPEVTAPVYSHLEYDIVPGATQTVRRPDILIVEGLNVLQPAPPAALAINDYFDFSIYVDAKVEHIRDWYVDRFHKLRRTAFEDPKSYFRYLADLSEEEATDFARNVWRDINERNLVENIAPTRGRADLVLHKGANHSIQRVRLRRI from the coding sequence ATGGCCAACGGTTTGGACACCGCGACACCGTACGTGCAGCTCAGCCGGGCTCAGTGGAGCGAACTCCGCAAGAACACGCCTCTCACGCTCACCGTGGACGAACTGGAGGACCTGCGCGGCGTCGACGATCCGATCGACCTGGCCGAGGTCACCGACATCTACCTGCCGCTCGCCCGGCTGCTCAACCTGCACTTCACCGGGGCCAGGCAGCGCAGCGCGGCGCTCAACACCTTCCTCGGCGGCGGGCGGCGGGCGGCCCCGTACGTCCTGGGCATCGCCGGGAGCGTCGCGGTCGGCAAGTCGACCACGGCCAGGCTGCTGCACACCCTGCTGGCCCGCTGGCCCGAGCACCCCCGGGTGGACCTGATCACCACCGACAGCTTCCTGTTCCCGAACGAGACCCTAACCGCCAGGGACATCATGCACAGGAAGGGCTTCCCCGAGAGCTACGACCGGCGGGCCCTGGTCAGGTTCGTCGCCGACGTCAAGGCGGGCCTGCCGGAGGTGACGGCCCCGGTCTACAGCCACCTGGAGTACGACATCGTGCCCGGCGCGACCCAGACCGTGCGCCGCCCCGACATCCTCATCGTCGAGGGCCTCAACGTCCTGCAGCCCGCCCCGCCCGCCGCCCTCGCGATCAACGACTACTTCGACTTCTCCATCTACGTGGACGCCAAGGTCGAACACATCCGCGACTGGTACGTGGACCGCTTCCACAAGCTCCGGCGCACGGCCTTCGAGGACCCGAAGTCCTACTTCAGGTATCTGGCCGACCTGTCGGAGGAGGAGGCGACCGACTTCGCCAGGAACGTCTGGCGCGACATCAACGAGCGCAACCTCGTCGAGAACATCGCCCCCACCAGGGGCCGGGCCGACCTGGTGCTGCACAAGGGCGCCAACCACTCCATCCAACGCGTCCGCCTCCGCCGCATCTGA
- a CDS encoding helix-turn-helix domain-containing protein, producing MAHRRHRFAERRKAVGYSQESLAARLGVDRSTIVRWESGCTEPQPYIRPKLAKLLEITPSELDALLVPSLPTEQIPTVVTAPLRPTVALVHVAQGDGLDAGELDDMNRRQLLRALSVAGTFVALPSTDTGMDINHPRLSDAVDLEEYETLNAHLWKVFLLSKSKRVVYPLVRQQLGLLTASLERSHSATTHQRLCGLVGELFQLAGEVFFDSNRYTDAACCYTLALSACREAKAYDLWACALTRHAFIGMYERRPAETSPMLAVASQVAQRGDSHLSTRYWVAAVQAETHAELGDMDGCKRALDSAEEVHTLGGQVHNGGWLRFDGSRLAEEQGTCYVKLGRPDLAEVALTDALGQGLSLRRQGSVLTDLALLGLQNRDVDQVLECGGKALELGRQTGSGYIGRKLQGLQVKLAPLLADGRVSELNDRIAALVRADV from the coding sequence ATGGCGCATAGGCGACACCGCTTCGCAGAGCGTCGCAAAGCGGTCGGCTATAGTCAGGAATCACTCGCCGCTCGTCTTGGTGTTGACCGTTCGACGATCGTCCGCTGGGAGAGTGGTTGCACGGAGCCGCAGCCTTACATCCGGCCGAAACTCGCAAAGCTGCTAGAAATCACCCCGTCCGAGCTTGACGCGCTGCTTGTGCCCTCACTGCCAACGGAACAGATTCCGACTGTTGTTACTGCACCGTTGCGGCCTACTGTCGCATTGGTCCATGTAGCGCAAGGGGATGGTCTCGATGCAGGCGAGCTGGACGACATGAACCGTCGACAGTTGCTCCGTGCTCTGTCCGTGGCGGGCACCTTCGTTGCGCTGCCGTCCACAGACACCGGTATGGATATCAACCATCCGCGTCTGAGCGATGCCGTGGATCTTGAAGAGTACGAGACCCTCAATGCTCATCTTTGGAAGGTCTTTTTGCTGTCCAAGTCCAAGCGGGTGGTTTACCCCTTGGTACGTCAACAGTTAGGACTGCTTACCGCCAGCTTGGAGCGGTCACACTCGGCTACAACACATCAGCGACTGTGCGGTTTGGTCGGTGAGCTCTTTCAACTCGCTGGAGAAGTCTTCTTCGACAGTAACCGCTATACCGATGCGGCCTGTTGCTATACCCTCGCGCTCAGTGCTTGCAGGGAAGCCAAAGCCTATGATCTTTGGGCTTGTGCACTGACACGGCATGCCTTTATCGGCATGTATGAGCGACGCCCCGCTGAGACATCGCCCATGCTCGCCGTTGCCTCGCAGGTGGCGCAGCGCGGAGACAGCCATCTTTCGACACGATATTGGGTCGCTGCCGTCCAGGCCGAAACACATGCCGAACTCGGCGATATGGATGGCTGTAAGCGGGCGCTGGACTCAGCAGAGGAAGTACATACCCTGGGCGGGCAAGTGCACAACGGCGGCTGGCTGCGCTTCGACGGCTCGCGGCTCGCAGAGGAGCAGGGCACCTGCTATGTGAAACTCGGGCGTCCGGATCTTGCCGAAGTGGCGCTCACGGACGCGTTGGGACAGGGGCTCTCCCTCCGGCGTCAGGGAAGCGTGCTGACAGACCTTGCTTTGCTTGGCCTCCAAAATCGGGATGTTGACCAGGTGCTTGAGTGTGGCGGCAAGGCGCTGGAGCTGGGTCGGCAAACCGGTTCCGGCTACATTGGCCGCAAGCTTCAAGGGTTGCAGGTCAAGCTGGCGCCGCTTCTCGCCGACGGTCGTGTTTCCGAACTGAACGACCGCATCGCGGCGCTTGTCCGTGCTGACGTATGA
- a CDS encoding helix-turn-helix domain-containing protein has product MAVEPALGDNLARIRVSKGLTQEDLEERSGVSVSTIRKLEQSDRKSARVSTLRKLAQALNVRTSDLFQPSPEPVSPLDETVHADLFALRRTLKPVRGLTGVQIPDLDGPVTYESVRASFLAANRLYREDDYRAVVRTIPSLLLEARSLLADAHGGDEERAALTLLSQTFQFSAQALIQLQQYDLAYQAISEGIAAAERADDPLLGAWNVFNECWLFLREGRLDDSRRAAMTTAEAIEPRFSTGTPAQFATWGWLLLWGSAAAVRNNEGDDADEMLALARAGAHRIEGQELEAPALWAARGSATFAGFSPELIQIKAVEYAVVQGRNARALEIREGVRPSGRLASSTRHRHMLDVASAHASEGNAAESWAILHDLRTRVPHWLRYQSFARRVVDQLIEDRSRALRAEHAEIASFLGIES; this is encoded by the coding sequence ATGGCGGTGGAACCAGCCCTCGGTGACAACCTGGCGCGCATCCGGGTGAGCAAGGGGCTCACGCAAGAAGACCTGGAAGAACGCTCGGGCGTCAGCGTGTCCACCATCCGCAAACTTGAACAGAGCGACCGCAAGAGTGCCCGCGTCTCGACGCTGCGCAAGCTGGCCCAGGCGCTGAACGTGCGGACCTCCGACCTGTTCCAGCCCTCTCCCGAACCGGTGTCGCCACTGGACGAGACCGTGCACGCGGATCTCTTCGCGCTGCGCCGGACACTCAAACCGGTACGCGGGCTGACCGGAGTCCAGATACCCGACCTCGACGGCCCGGTCACGTACGAGTCGGTGCGTGCCTCGTTCCTGGCGGCGAATCGGCTCTACCGGGAGGACGACTATCGCGCGGTCGTGCGGACGATTCCCTCGCTGCTTCTGGAGGCCCGCTCGCTGCTGGCCGACGCCCACGGTGGAGACGAGGAGCGCGCCGCGCTGACGCTTCTCTCACAGACCTTCCAGTTCTCCGCGCAGGCACTGATCCAGCTTCAGCAGTACGACCTCGCCTACCAGGCGATCTCCGAGGGGATCGCGGCGGCCGAGCGAGCCGATGATCCGCTGCTGGGCGCGTGGAACGTCTTCAACGAGTGCTGGCTGTTCCTTCGTGAGGGACGCCTGGACGACTCCCGCCGTGCCGCGATGACGACCGCCGAGGCCATCGAGCCGCGATTCTCGACCGGTACTCCGGCGCAGTTCGCCACCTGGGGGTGGCTGCTGCTGTGGGGGTCGGCGGCGGCCGTACGGAACAACGAGGGCGACGACGCCGACGAGATGCTGGCCCTCGCCAGGGCCGGGGCTCATCGCATCGAGGGGCAGGAGTTGGAGGCTCCCGCACTGTGGGCGGCTCGGGGCTCGGCGACCTTCGCGGGTTTCTCCCCGGAGCTGATCCAGATAAAGGCCGTCGAGTACGCCGTGGTCCAGGGGAGGAACGCCAGGGCCCTGGAGATTCGCGAGGGAGTGCGGCCGTCGGGCAGGCTGGCGAGCAGCACCCGGCATCGCCACATGCTCGACGTGGCGAGCGCTCACGCCTCCGAGGGCAACGCGGCCGAATCGTGGGCGATTCTCCACGACCTCCGGACGCGGGTGCCGCACTGGCTCAGGTACCAGTCGTTCGCCCGGCGCGTGGTCGATCAGCTCATCGAGGACCGGTCGCGGGCGCTCCGGGCCGAGCACGCGGAGATCGCGAGCTTCCTGGGGATCGAGTCCTGA
- a CDS encoding GntR family transcriptional regulator: MTGHAYEHVTAELRDAILRGDYPPGTKLPRHADLAARYGVSDIVIRQAIDGLKTSGLVDTKGRGGTWVRERPVTRRVSMDRYRADIGPQETPQTSFTTDAGITWAEYRLDKAFRWIEADERLAGLFGVEPGARVLERRFVFYAKGVPSQMSRPCLLASDVEGTPVADPRNEPWPGGTIGQLRTLGIEVDEITEETAVRMPTPDESERLRIGSGVPVFSITRLMRSRGRVVEVADPIVIPGDRAVRVDHMDL; encoded by the coding sequence ATGACCGGCCACGCCTATGAGCACGTCACCGCCGAGTTGCGGGACGCGATCCTCCGTGGCGACTACCCGCCCGGTACCAAGCTCCCCCGGCACGCCGACCTCGCCGCCCGGTACGGCGTCTCCGACATCGTGATCAGGCAGGCGATCGACGGACTCAAGACCTCGGGCCTGGTCGACACCAAGGGGCGCGGCGGGACCTGGGTCCGCGAGCGGCCGGTCACCAGGCGCGTTTCCATGGACCGCTATCGGGCCGACATAGGTCCTCAGGAGACCCCGCAGACCTCGTTCACCACGGATGCCGGGATCACCTGGGCGGAATACCGGCTGGACAAGGCGTTCCGGTGGATCGAGGCCGACGAGCGCCTAGCCGGTCTGTTCGGTGTCGAACCCGGCGCCCGGGTGCTGGAACGCCGGTTCGTCTTCTACGCCAAGGGCGTCCCCTCGCAGATGTCCCGGCCGTGCCTGCTCGCCTCCGACGTGGAGGGCACACCGGTCGCGGACCCGAGGAACGAGCCGTGGCCCGGTGGCACCATCGGCCAGTTGCGCACGCTCGGCATCGAGGTCGACGAGATCACGGAGGAGACGGCGGTCCGCATGCCGACCCCGGACGAGTCCGAACGCCTCAGGATCGGCTCCGGGGTTCCCGTGTTCTCGATCACCCGGCTGATGCGCTCCAGGGGACGCGTGGTCGAGGTCGCGGACCCGATCGTCATCCCCGGAGACCGTGCGGTCCGGGTGGACCACATGGACCTGTAG
- a CDS encoding GNAT family N-acetyltransferase: protein MKVLSPEEAETIAEEVGTAYRESFGAPPNNEGAAEFEHQRASYADLLRRRGFRLSVARRDGLLVGFAYGAFLREGGRWWNGMRDPLPAGFTDESGSRTWHLVDLGVLPGHRGRGVARRLTEAVLAGCGARRAVLAVEPRLEGNQRLYRSWGWRQVGSVDAPASSVNDVYDIYVLEDLSAGRP from the coding sequence GTGAAGGTCCTGAGCCCGGAGGAGGCCGAGACGATCGCCGAGGAGGTCGGCACGGCGTACCGGGAGTCGTTCGGCGCCCCGCCCAACAACGAGGGAGCCGCCGAGTTCGAGCACCAGCGCGCCTCCTACGCCGACCTCCTCAGGCGACGGGGGTTCCGGCTGTCGGTCGCCCGGCGGGACGGGCTGCTGGTCGGCTTCGCCTACGGGGCGTTCCTGCGGGAGGGTGGCCGCTGGTGGAACGGCATGCGTGATCCGCTCCCGGCCGGGTTCACCGACGAGTCCGGTTCCCGCACCTGGCACCTGGTGGATCTGGGCGTACTGCCGGGCCACCGCGGGCGCGGCGTCGCCAGACGGCTGACCGAGGCGGTGCTGGCCGGGTGCGGGGCGCGGCGGGCGGTGCTGGCCGTGGAGCCTCGGCTGGAGGGCAATCAGCGGCTCTACCGGTCGTGGGGCTGGCGGCAGGTCGGGAGCGTGGACGCCCCGGCGTCGTCCGTCAACGACGTCTACGACATCTACGTACTGGAAGACCTGTCCGCGGGCAGACCGTAG
- a CDS encoding NAD(P)H-binding protein has protein sequence MIVVTGSTGNVGRVLVRALAEAGERVAAVSRRPSDMPEGVTHHTADLADPESLKPALDGADALFLLVAGAGEHLDSRHILDVAKAAGVRRIVLQSSQAAGTRPESGSHAPLRALEDTVKRSGLEWTVLRPGGFDSNAFAWAETIRSRRTAAAPFGDVGLPTVDPADIAEVAAVVLRGGEHAGHTYELTGPAPTTPRQRAQAIGDALGAPVRFVEQSREEAREQMLRFMPEPVADGTLAILGEPSAAEQTVSPDVERILGRAPRAFAEWARRNVDAFR, from the coding sequence ATGATCGTGGTTACGGGATCGACCGGGAACGTAGGACGGGTGCTCGTGCGGGCGCTCGCCGAGGCCGGAGAGCGGGTGGCGGCGGTTTCGCGGCGGCCTTCGGACATGCCGGAAGGCGTGACGCACCACACGGCCGACCTGGCCGACCCGGAGAGCCTCAAGCCGGCCCTCGACGGAGCCGACGCGCTGTTCCTCCTCGTCGCCGGTGCCGGTGAGCACCTGGACTCGCGGCACATCCTCGACGTCGCGAAGGCGGCCGGGGTCCGGCGGATCGTCCTGCAGTCCTCCCAGGCCGCCGGGACGCGACCGGAGTCCGGCTCCCATGCACCCCTCCGGGCGTTGGAGGACACCGTCAAGCGGTCGGGCCTGGAGTGGACCGTCCTGCGGCCGGGAGGCTTCGACTCCAACGCGTTCGCGTGGGCGGAGACGATCCGCTCGCGGCGGACGGCCGCCGCGCCGTTCGGCGACGTCGGGCTGCCGACCGTCGACCCGGCCGACATCGCCGAGGTCGCGGCCGTGGTCCTGCGCGGAGGGGAGCACGCCGGTCACACGTACGAGCTCACCGGACCGGCGCCGACCACCCCGCGTCAGCGGGCCCAGGCGATCGGGGACGCGCTGGGCGCGCCGGTGCGATTCGTCGAGCAGAGCCGCGAGGAGGCCCGGGAGCAGATGCTGCGCTTCATGCCCGAGCCGGTCGCGGACGGCACCCTCGCCATCCTGGGCGAGCCGTCGGCCGCCGAACAGACGGTGAGCCCCGACGTGGAACGGATCCTCGGCCGCGCCCCCCGCGCCTTCGCCGAATGGGCGCGACGCAACGTCGACGCCTTCAGGTGA
- a CDS encoding TetR/AcrR family transcriptional regulator: MTDLVKTKQSKRERLVAAASRVLHEQGVEKTTLADIARVAEVPLGNVYYYFKTKDRLVEAAIDAHALNFRAMTASLDLHTAPRDRLKALLRGWVEQRELTARYGCPTGTLCSELDKRTDGLDRAAAEVMRLLIDYAERQFRSMGRSDSHELAIALVAAYQGISLLTNTFRDPELMAGECRRLERWIDSLA; encoded by the coding sequence ATGACTGACTTAGTTAAGACGAAGCAGAGCAAGAGGGAGCGGCTCGTGGCCGCCGCGTCCCGGGTCCTGCACGAGCAGGGCGTCGAGAAGACGACGCTGGCCGACATCGCCCGCGTGGCCGAGGTCCCCCTGGGCAACGTCTACTACTACTTCAAGACCAAGGACCGGCTCGTCGAGGCGGCGATCGACGCGCACGCGCTCAACTTCCGGGCGATGACCGCCTCGCTCGACCTGCACACCGCCCCCCGGGACCGCCTGAAGGCGCTCCTGCGCGGCTGGGTCGAGCAGCGCGAGCTCACCGCGCGGTACGGCTGTCCCACCGGCACCCTCTGCTCGGAGCTCGACAAGCGCACCGACGGCCTGGACCGGGCTGCCGCCGAGGTCATGCGGTTGCTGATCGACTACGCCGAGCGGCAGTTCAGGTCGATGGGCCGATCCGACTCCCATGAGCTCGCGATCGCCCTGGTCGCCGCCTACCAGGGCATCTCGCTCCTCACCAACACCTTCAGGGACCCCGAGCTCATGGCCGGGGAGTGCCGTCGCCTGGAGCGCTGGATCGACTCACTCGCCTGA
- a CDS encoding class I SAM-dependent DNA methyltransferase encodes MTHVDETLAAYESVAARYDELNARMDTATLVDRYVEVADRYGTGGRRLLDAGCGTGRSGVAFRERGFEVTGYDLSPAMVAMARSRPGAEGIRFLVGRLQEPPPGLTGFDVVACVDLPMAYLTATDQLRRALEAARDQLAEGGVLVFDLSTIGYYRRAFGVPTVADRGDRYVAWFAVSPRIEADAVVVTQFDLFERAGAGWERVSMRHVQRHHSDRTVRRVAERAGLRVVATRGLVGTSAREPADEDGHDRILYVARRAG; translated from the coding sequence ATGACGCATGTGGATGAGACGCTGGCGGCGTACGAGAGCGTCGCGGCCCGGTACGACGAGCTGAACGCTCGGATGGACACCGCCACCCTGGTGGACCGCTACGTGGAGGTGGCGGATCGGTACGGGACGGGCGGGCGGCGGCTGCTGGACGCCGGGTGCGGGACCGGCCGCAGCGGCGTGGCCTTCCGCGAGCGGGGATTCGAGGTGACCGGCTACGACCTGTCCCCGGCGATGGTGGCGATGGCCCGGAGCCGGCCGGGCGCCGAGGGCATCCGGTTCCTGGTGGGACGGCTGCAGGAGCCCCCGCCGGGGCTGACCGGCTTCGACGTGGTCGCCTGCGTGGATCTGCCGATGGCGTACCTGACCGCCACGGACCAGCTGCGGCGGGCGCTGGAGGCCGCGCGCGACCAGCTCGCCGAGGGCGGGGTGCTGGTCTTCGACCTGAGCACCATCGGCTACTACCGGCGCGCGTTCGGCGTCCCCACGGTCGCCGACCGCGGGGACCGGTACGTGGCGTGGTTCGCGGTGTCGCCGCGGATCGAGGCCGACGCGGTCGTGGTCACCCAGTTCGACCTGTTCGAGCGGGCCGGCGCGGGCTGGGAGCGGGTGTCGATGCGGCACGTGCAGCGGCACCACTCCGACCGGACGGTGCGCCGGGTGGCCGAGCGGGCCGGGCTGCGCGTCGTGGCCACCCGCGGGCTGGTGGGGACGTCGGCGCGGGAGCCGGCCGACGAGGACGGCCACGACCGGATCCTGTACGTCGCCCGCCGGGCCGGCTGA
- a CDS encoding cytochrome P450: protein MATVGESDRTAPDGRRPWAVLTGGLPGGAARWYRRDPLGFVERAARERGPVFRLPDDGSLCVADPVEARRVLHDEEGHYDEVSDFFHVRGGRLGPRETQIAIGRAARATVRAHLAAHRERLPAVVAELGEVSEWPSAGRAATHRFLAEALLRPDSPPALRDLMARVVERDVLIRSGGRTARAARMALWARVVRAVAGEVRARRTGPRPGRPGDLLDAVLGSTPPDTPATQVAQVYLLLFRTSVAPVGHVVAWALLEAATHGVDLAAVPAESAVRESLRLWPVAWLLGRPVRHAHQVGGVRLEPGESVSVCVYLLHRDDRHWPQATRFRPDRWDDSGPRGAYLPFGGGPFTCAGAAVAQALATALLAAVTDNARLEVRGGHGRPHVAGIITPPSFQLRRTPTGP from the coding sequence ATGGCGACGGTTGGCGAATCGGATCGGACCGCTCCCGACGGGAGGCGGCCGTGGGCGGTCCTGACCGGGGGCCTGCCCGGCGGGGCGGCGCGGTGGTACCGCCGGGACCCGCTGGGGTTCGTCGAGCGGGCGGCCCGCGAGCGGGGCCCGGTGTTCCGGCTGCCCGACGACGGGTCGCTGTGCGTGGCCGACCCGGTGGAGGCCCGGCGGGTGCTGCACGACGAGGAGGGCCACTACGACGAGGTGTCCGACTTCTTCCACGTCCGCGGCGGCCGGCTGGGACCGCGGGAGACACAGATCGCCATCGGGCGGGCGGCGCGCGCGACGGTGCGCGCCCACCTGGCCGCCCACCGCGAGCGGCTGCCCGCCGTCGTGGCGGAGCTGGGGGAGGTCAGCGAGTGGCCGTCGGCCGGGCGCGCCGCCACGCACCGGTTCCTGGCCGAGGCGTTGCTGCGACCGGACAGCCCGCCGGCGCTGCGGGACCTGATGGCGCGGGTGGTGGAGCGCGACGTCCTGATCCGTTCCGGCGGCCGGACGGCACGCGCGGCGCGGATGGCGCTGTGGGCGCGCGTGGTGCGGGCGGTCGCCGGCGAGGTGCGCGCCCGGCGGACCGGCCCACGGCCCGGCCGGCCCGGTGACCTGCTGGACGCCGTGCTCGGATCCACCCCGCCCGACACACCCGCGACGCAGGTCGCCCAGGTGTACCTCCTGCTGTTTCGGACCTCGGTGGCTCCGGTGGGCCACGTGGTCGCCTGGGCGCTGCTGGAGGCCGCGACCCACGGTGTCGACCTGGCGGCCGTGCCCGCGGAGTCGGCCGTACGGGAGTCGTTGCGGTTGTGGCCGGTGGCGTGGCTGCTGGGCCGCCCGGTACGCCACGCCCACCAGGTCGGCGGCGTGCGGCTGGAGCCGGGGGAGAGCGTGTCGGTCTGCGTCTATCTGCTGCACCGCGACGACCGGCACTGGCCGCAGGCCACCCGGTTCCGGCCCGACCGGTGGGACGATTCCGGCCCTCGCGGGGCCTATCTGCCTTTCGGCGGTGGCCCGTTCACCTGCGCCGGCGCCGCCGTCGCCCAGGCCCTGGCCACCGCCCTGCTCGCCGCCGTGACCGACAACGCCCGCCTGGAGGTGCGCGGTGGCCACGGACGTCCCCACGTCGCGGGCATCATCACCCCTCCCTCGTTCCAGCTGCGCCGGACCCCCACCGGACCCTGA